From a region of the Vicingus serpentipes genome:
- a CDS encoding ATP-binding protein, with protein sequence MTLLAQNLVLSSDISNLIQIEKLIDSVCDNCHITEDNYGNILIALTEAVNNAIVHGNKEDVSKKVTLTYVVSSNEVCFVVKDEGNGFDLNQVPDPTLPENINKLNGRGVFLMNSLADEVVYEENGSAVSLKFCLTNS encoded by the coding sequence ATGACCTTACTTGCTCAAAACTTAGTTTTATCTTCAGACATTTCTAACCTTATTCAAATCGAAAAGCTAATTGATTCGGTATGTGACAACTGCCACATTACTGAAGATAATTATGGAAATATTTTAATTGCATTAACAGAGGCTGTAAATAATGCTATTGTTCATGGCAATAAAGAGGATGTTTCCAAAAAAGTTACTTTAACTTATGTTGTTAGTAGTAATGAAGTTTGTTTTGTTGTTAAAGACGAAGGAAATGGCTTTGATCTAAATCAAGTTCCAGACCCAACCTTGCCTGAGAATATTAATAAATTAAACGGTAGAGGTGTCTTTTTAATGAATTCACTTGCAGACGAAGTTGTCTATGAAGAAAACGGCTCTGCTGTTTCTTTAAAGTTTTGTCTAACAAATAGTTAA